Proteins encoded together in one Catellatospora citrea window:
- a CDS encoding inositol monophosphatase family protein: protein MNELELLDIAVQVAADAADTARRMRNEAINDVGTKSTATDVVTAADRAVEQQVIAALAARRPGDTVLGEEFGGAGIAGDGGVRWIVDPIDGTVNYLYGLAQYAVSIAAEVDGEVVAGVVRNAATGDTWTAARGHGAWRDGRRLTGSPATELALSLVGTGFGYARERRVHQAAVVAQVLPLVRDIRRMGAAALDLCAAAEGMLDAYYEKGLAEWDMAAGGLIAREAGLLVTGLSGRPAGGDMVLAAPPALHGPLDALLTELVADGGP, encoded by the coding sequence GTGAACGAGCTGGAACTGCTGGATATCGCGGTGCAGGTGGCCGCTGACGCGGCCGACACCGCCCGCCGTATGCGTAACGAGGCGATCAACGATGTCGGCACGAAATCCACCGCCACGGACGTCGTGACGGCCGCCGATCGCGCGGTCGAGCAACAGGTGATCGCCGCGCTGGCGGCGCGGCGCCCGGGTGACACGGTACTCGGCGAGGAGTTCGGCGGCGCGGGAATTGCCGGCGACGGCGGGGTCCGCTGGATCGTGGATCCGATCGACGGGACCGTGAACTACCTCTACGGGCTGGCCCAGTACGCCGTGTCGATCGCCGCGGAGGTGGACGGGGAGGTCGTGGCGGGGGTGGTGCGCAACGCGGCCACCGGGGACACCTGGACGGCCGCGCGGGGCCACGGCGCGTGGCGGGACGGGCGGCGGCTGACCGGCTCGCCGGCCACCGAGCTGGCCCTGTCGCTGGTCGGCACGGGCTTCGGCTACGCCCGGGAGCGTCGCGTCCACCAGGCGGCGGTGGTGGCGCAGGTGCTGCCGCTGGTGCGCGACATCCGGCGGATGGGCGCGGCGGCGCTGGACCTGTGCGCGGCGGCCGAGGGGATGCTGGACGCGTACTACGAGAAGGGCCTCGCGGAGTGGGACATGGCCGCGGGCGGCCTGATTGCGCGGGAGGCCGGGCTGCTGGTCACCGGCCTGTCGGGCCGGCCGGCCGGCGGGGACATGGTGCTGGCGGCGCCACCGGCCCTGCACGGCCCGCTCGACGCCCTGCTCACCGAGCTGGTCGCCGACGGCGGCCCGTGA
- a CDS encoding LytR C-terminal domain-containing protein — translation MQLARIRAIAIISTLAIIGITLAVITLNRDTQSDAPVTQSCPAGFVPVDNTLPDSESEVKINVYNATTTVDLARNVAADFTNRKFKVEKTGNEKKAQPDVVAELRYGPKTVGGAQLLKAYFLNDVESVFDIKRENDTIDVIIGGQFKQLATPTEMRQAVAALGRPVLPEGTCAEKP, via the coding sequence ATGCAACTAGCACGAATTCGGGCGATCGCCATCATCAGCACCCTGGCGATCATCGGTATCACTCTGGCCGTGATCACGCTCAATCGTGACACGCAGAGCGACGCTCCCGTGACCCAGAGCTGTCCGGCGGGCTTCGTGCCCGTCGACAACACGCTGCCTGACTCCGAGAGCGAAGTTAAGATCAACGTCTACAACGCCACGACCACGGTGGATCTCGCCCGTAACGTGGCCGCGGACTTCACCAACCGCAAGTTCAAGGTGGAGAAGACGGGCAACGAGAAGAAGGCACAGCCCGACGTCGTCGCCGAGCTGCGCTACGGCCCCAAGACCGTCGGCGGGGCCCAGCTGCTGAAGGCGTACTTCCTCAATGACGTCGAGTCCGTGTTCGACATCAAGCGCGAGAACGACACCATCGACGTGATCATCGGTGGACAGTTCAAGCAGCTCGCCACGCCGACCGAGATGCGTCAGGCGGTCGCCGCCCTGGGTCGCCCCGTGCTGCCCGAGGGCACCTGCGCCGAGAAGCCCTGA
- a CDS encoding DUF4193 domain-containing protein, translating into MATDYDAPRRDEADLGEDSLEELKARRVDTQSGSVDVDEVDLAENFELPGGDLADEELTVKVVPMQADEFRCSRCFLVHHRSQLAGERNGEPICRECA; encoded by the coding sequence ATGGCCACCGACTACGACGCCCCGCGCCGTGACGAGGCCGACCTCGGTGAGGACAGCCTCGAGGAGCTGAAGGCCCGGCGTGTCGACACACAGTCGGGCAGCGTGGACGTGGATGAGGTCGATCTCGCCGAGAACTTCGAACTGCCCGGCGGCGACCTGGCCGACGAGGAGCTGACGGTCAAGGTCGTGCCGATGCAGGCCGACGAGTTCCGCTGCTCGCGGTGCTTCCTGGTGCATCACCGCAGCCAGCTGGCAGGCGAGCGCAACGGCGAGCCCATCTGCCGCGAGTGCGCCTGA